A region of Catharus ustulatus isolate bCatUst1 chromosome 34, bCatUst1.pri.v2, whole genome shotgun sequence DNA encodes the following proteins:
- the LOC117009667 gene encoding calpain small subunit 1-like isoform X1 has translation MEVSPTELMNILNRVVTRHPDLKTDGFGLDTCRSMVAVMDSDTTGKLGFEEFKYLWNNIKKWQCVYKQFDSDRSGTIGPQELPGAFQAAGFHLPPALWAVLGRRYGDESGNLDFDNFISCLVRLDAMFRAFKSLDRDGSGQIRVSLQEWLQLTMYS, from the exons ATGGAGGTCAGCCCCACCGAGCTCATGAACATCCTCAACAGGGTCGTGACGCGCC aTCCCGACCTGAAGACGGACGGGTTCGGGCTGGACACCTGCAGGAGCATGGTGGCTGTGATGGAT AGCGACACCACCGGGAAATTGGGGTTTGAGGAGTTCAAATATCTCTGGAACAACATCAAGaagtggcag TGCGTGTACAAACAATTCGACAGCGACCGCTCGGGAACCATCgggccccaggagctgcccgGGGCCTTCCAGGCTGCAG gattCCACCTCCCCCCCGCGCTCTGGGCGGTCCTGGGGCGCCGTTACGGGGACGAGAGCGGGAACCTGGACTTCGACAACTTCATCAGCTGCCTCGTGCGCCTCGATGCCATGTTCC gTGCCTTCAAGTCCCTGGACCGGGACGGCTCGGGCCAGATCCGGGTCAGCCTGCaggag TGGCTCCAGCTCACCATGTACTCGTGA
- the LOC117009667 gene encoding calpain small subunit 1-like isoform X2 → MFLVKGLLGGGGGGGSGGSLPGGIGSVLGGLLSGGGGGGGGAGGGGGLGTVGTGGTVGTLGVLGGVISAISEAAAHYNPEPPPPRSHISTVDANESEEVRQFRRLFAQLAGEDMEVSPTELMNILNRVVTRHPDLKTDGFGLDTCRSMVAVMDSDTTGKLGFEEFKYLWNNIKKWQCVYKQFDSDRSGTIGPQELPGAFQAAGFHLPPALWAVLGRRYGDESGNLDFDNFISCLVRLDAMFRAFKSLDRDGSGQIRVSLQEWLQLTMYS, encoded by the exons atgTTCCTGGTGAAGGGGTTACTGGGCGGAgggggcgggggcggctccGGGGGGTCCCTCCCGGGGGGCATCGGCTCCGTCCTGGGGGGGCTCCTGagcgggggagggggcggcgggggcggcgccgGGGGGG gggggggattggggacagtggggacggGGGgaacagtggggacattgggggtcctggggggcgTCATCAGCGCCAtcag TGAAGCCGCCGCTCACTACAACCCCGAGCCCCCC cccccccgctcccacaTCTCCACGGTCGATGCCAACGAGAGTGAGGAGGTTCGGCAGTTCCGGCGCCTCTTCGCCCAGCTGGCTGGGGAG gacATGGAGGTCAGCCCCACCGAGCTCATGAACATCCTCAACAGGGTCGTGACGCGCC aTCCCGACCTGAAGACGGACGGGTTCGGGCTGGACACCTGCAGGAGCATGGTGGCTGTGATGGAT AGCGACACCACCGGGAAATTGGGGTTTGAGGAGTTCAAATATCTCTGGAACAACATCAAGaagtggcag TGCGTGTACAAACAATTCGACAGCGACCGCTCGGGAACCATCgggccccaggagctgcccgGGGCCTTCCAGGCTGCAG gattCCACCTCCCCCCCGCGCTCTGGGCGGTCCTGGGGCGCCGTTACGGGGACGAGAGCGGGAACCTGGACTTCGACAACTTCATCAGCTGCCTCGTGCGCCTCGATGCCATGTTCC gTGCCTTCAAGTCCCTGGACCGGGACGGCTCGGGCCAGATCCGGGTCAGCCTGCaggag TGGCTCCAGCTCACCATGTACTCGTGA